In Streptococcus porcinus, the genomic window TAAAGAGGATCAAATGTTGCTATCAAAAGATGACTTAAAAGAGCAACTTGCTGGTCTTATGGGTGGACGTGTTGCTGAGGAAATTATTTTTAATGCCCAAACAACAGGAGCTTCAAATGACTTTGAGCAAGCTACTCAAATGGCTAGAGCTATGATTACAGAATATGGCATGAGTGAAAAACTTGGTCCAGTTCAGTATGAGGGAAATCATGCCATGATGCCGGGGCAGATTTCACCAGAAAAATCTTACTCTGCACAAACTGCTCAAATGATTGATGATGAAGTCAGAGCTCTCTTAAATCAAGCACGTAATAAAGCAGCTGATATTATCAATGAAAATAGAGAAACTCACAAATTAATTGCTGAAGCTCTATTGAAATATGAAACATTGGATGCTGCTCAAATTAAATCTATTTTTGAGACAGGTAAAATGCCAGAAACGCCAGATTCTGAGAATGAAGATGTTCATGCATTGTCATATGAAGAAATTAAGGATAAAATGGTAGAAGAAGACGAACAATAATAAAAAAATCCAGAGATCAAAGATCTTTGGATTTTTTATTATATTTACAGGTTTTTATAACTGTGTTACACTAAAGGATATTTATTAGAGAAGAAAGGTCAATATGAATCTATTTCGCAAAAAAAATAACAGTGTCAAAAAAACAGAAATGAGGAGACATTTAAAGGTTCAAGATCTCATATTCCTTGGCCTTGGTTCCATGGTAGGTACAGGAGTATTTACAATAACAGGAATTGGTGCTGCTAAGTATGCAGGTCCAGCGCTTACTATATCTATTATTCTATCAGCCGCAGCAGTTGCTATCTTAGCATTATTTTACGCAGAGTTTTCTTCTAGAATTCCGGCTAATGGTGGAGCTTATAGCTATGTCTATGCTACCTTAGGTGAATTTCCCGCATGGATTGTCGGTTGGTACATCATTATGGAATTCTTGACAGCTATTTCCAGCGTTGCAGTAGGCTGGGGGAGTTACCTTAAAGGGTTACTTAGTAATTTTGGTATGCATATTCCAACAGCATTGAATGGAACATTTAATCCTAAAGAAGGAACTTATATTGATATTTTACCAGTTTTGGTCATGTTAATAGTTACAGCTATTGTTTTAATGAACTCAAAAACAGCTTTAAAATTTAATTCTATACTTGTTATTTTAAAATTTTCTGCCTTGGCATTATTTATAGTTGTTGGATTATTTTTTATTAAGGCAAATAACTGGATACCATTTGCTCCTTATGGATTAGGTCAGTTTTACGGAGGAAAATCTGGGATTTTTGCTGGTGCCTCTGTTATGTTTTTTGCTTTTTTAGGATTTGAGTCAATTTCTATGACAGTAGATGAAGTACAAGAACCTCAAAAGAATATACCTAGAGGAATAACCCTATCACTATTAATTGTAACTATTTTATATATAGTTGTGACTACTATCCTTACAGGAATTGTTTATTATAAGAAATTAAATGTTCCTGATGCTGTATCCTATGCCTTAAGACTTGTTAAGATGGATTGGGCAGCTAATTATATCTCTATCGTTGCAGTAATGACTTTAATAACGGTTTGTATATCGATGACATTTGCGCTAGCAAGAATTGTTTATACAATTAGTAGGGATGGTCTTTTACCAAAATCATTACAGAAAGTCTCAAAAAATAGTTTCGTTCCCCAAAATGCAACGATTACTGTTGGTCTTATATCAATGATTTGTGCAGGATTAGTCCCTCTCGCTAGTTTAGCAGAATTTGTTAATATTTGTACTCTTGCTTACCTCATCATTATGTCTTTTTCTATCATTATTTTACGAAAAAATAATGGTAAACCCAAAACAGGTGAATTTACAACGCCACTAGTTCCATTATTACCGATCATTGCCATTACTATTTGTGCTTCGTTCATGTCACAATATATGGTTATAACCTGGATAGCATTTGGAATTTCCACATTAATTGGAACAATAATCTATTTTGTTTATGGGTATCATCGCTCAGAGGAAAATAAAACTTAAACTAAATTTTAAGTTCGGATTGAAGAAAATGTCTAGTAGGGCGTCTTCTTCAATCTTTTTTATTAATTCAAAAGTAAAAGTGTAGATAGCACATAATCATTAGCTTAATCTATTTTGTAGCATTCGTAATATTATAGAAAAAAACTTTTCAAATTAGAAATAATTATCTTGACAAAGAGACAAAAGGTAGGTATACTAATAAAGTTGCTAAAAGAGCAGCACAGTTATCATCAGAGTCAAATAAACTGAAAAAAGTTATTGACAAAGCAGGAGATAGCTGATAGAATAAAATAGTTGTCTCGTAAGAGATGCAAGACCTTTGAGAACTGAATAAGACAAGAAAAACCAAACGTGAGGGTGATATGCAAGACATATTACCCGTCAAGCAAAAGCAATAAATCTGTCAGCGACAGAAAGAACGAGAAAGTTCAAACTAAAATGAGAGTTTGATCCTGGCTCAGGACGAACGCTGGCGGCGTGCCTAATACATGCAAGTAGAACGCAGAGGACAGGTGCTTGCACCAGTCTAATGAGTTGCGAACGGGTGAGTAACGCGTAGGTAACCTACCTTATAGCGGGGGATAACTATTGGAAACGATAGCTAATACCGCATGAAAGTAGAAGACCCATGTCATCTACTTAAAAGGGGCAACTGCTCCACTATGAGATGGACCTGCGTTGTATTAGCTAGTTGGTGAGGTAAAGGCTCACCAAGGCGACGATACATAGCCGACCTGAGAGGGTGATCGGCCACACTGGGACTGAGACACGGCCCAGACTCCTACGGGAGGCAGCAGTAGGGAATCTTCGGCAATGGGGGGAACCCTGACCGAGCAACGCCGCGTGAGTGAAGAAGGTTTTCGGATCGTAAAGCTCTGTTGTTAGAGAAGAACGGTAATGGGAGTGGAAAATCCATTACGTGACGGTAACTAACCAGAAAGGGACGGCTAACTACGTGCCAGCAGCCGCGGTAATACGTAGGTCCCGAGCGTTGTCCGGATTTATTGGGCGTAAAGCGAGCGCAGGCGGTTTGATAAGTCTGAAGTTAAAGGCTGTGGCTTAACCATAGTTCGCTTTGGAAACTGTCAAACTTGAGTGCAGAAGGGGAGAGTGGAATTCCATGTGTAGCGGTGAAATGCGTAGATATATGGAGGAACACCGGTGGCGAAAGCGGCTCTCTGGTCTGTAACTGACGCTGAGGCTCGAAAGCGTGGGGAGCAAACAGGATTAGATACCCTGGTAGTCCACGCCGTAAACGATGAGTGCTAGGTGTTAGGCCCTTTCCGGGGCTTAGTGCCGGAGCTAACGCATTAAGCACTCCGCCTGGGGAGTACGACCGCAAGGTTGAAACTCAAAGGAATTGACGGGGGCCCGCACAAGCGGTGGAGCATGTGGTTTAATTCGAAGCAACGCGAAGAACCTTACCAGGTCTTGACATCCTTCTGACCGGCCTAGAGATAGGCTTTCTCTTCGGAGCAGAAGTGACAGGTGGTGCATGGTTGTCGTCAGCTCGTGTCGTGAGATGTTGGGTTAAGTCCCGCAACGAGCGCAACCCCTATTGTTAGTTGCCATCATTAAGTTGGGCACTCTAGCGAGACTGCCGGTAATAAACCGGAGGAAGGTGGGGATGACGTCAAATCATCATGCCCCTTATGACCTGGGCTACACACGTGCTACAATGGTTGGTACAACGAGTCGCAAGCCGGTGACGGCAAGCTAATCTCTTAAAGCCAATCTCAGTTCGGATTGTAGGCTGCAACTCGCCTACATGAAGTCGGAATCGCTAGTAATCGCGGATCAGCACGCCGCGGTGAATACGTTCCCGGGCCTTGTACACACCGCCCGTCACACCACGAGAGTTTGTAACACCCGAAGTCGGTGAGGTAACCATTTAGGAGCCAGCCGCCTAAGGTGGGATAGATGATTGGGGTGAAGTCGTAACAAGGTAGCCGTATCGGAAGGTGCGGCTGGATCACCTCCTTTCTAAGGAAATGGAAGACGTTTGGTCTTGTCTTATTTAGTTTTGAGAGGTCTTATTTAAGTTATGAGAACGTTAAGAAATCTGTATGAAAAAGATTTTAGTTTGAATACAATTAAGCTTCACGTAATAGAATAGTACCACCACTAATAATGTAACAACCAGTTTATTAGTCGGGGCCTTAGCTCAGCTGGGAGAGCGCCTGCTTTGCACGCAGGAGGTCAGCGGTTCGATCCCGCTAGGCTCCATAGGATATAAGTCCACCTAAACTTAATAATAAGTGAAGTTGAACACGCAACTAACTTCCTAGGAAAATAGATAATCTTCCTTGTGTGCAAGCACACTGTGTCAGAATCCTAATTTTCTACAGAAGTTTCGCTAAAGCGAGCGTTGCTTTGTATCCTAAACATAGTCCATTGAAAATTGAATAACTATATCAAATTCCACGATCATTAAAATGATTGTAGAAAAGTAACAAGAAATAAACCGAAAAAAAGATAAACGCGAACATATTAAAAAAAATAAGAAGGTCGAAAGACTGGAATAAGGTTAAGTTAATAAGGGCGCACGGTGGATGCCTTGGCACTAGAAGCCGAAGAAGGACGTGACTAACGACGAAATGCTTTGGGGAGCTGTAAGTAAGCGCTGATCCAGAGATGTCCGAATGGGGGAACCCACTAACTAATGGTTAGTATCCATGACTATAAAGGTCATGAGAAGGAAGACGCAGTGAACTGAAACATCTAAGTAGCTGCAGGAAGAGAAAGCAAACGCGATTGCCTTAGTAGCGGCGAGCGAAACGGCAGGAGGGCAAACCGAGGAGTTTACTCCTCGGGGTTGTAGGACTGCGACGTGGGACTTTAATTTAATAGAAGAATTACCTGGGAAGGTAAGCCAAAGAGAGTAATAGCCTCGTATTTAAAATTGAATTGAGCCCTAGCAGTATCCTGAGTACGGCGAGACACGCGAAATCTCGTCGGAATCTGGGAGGACCATCTCCCAACCCTAAATACTCTCTAGTGACCGATAGTGAACCAGTACCGTGAGGGAAAGGTGAAAAGCACCCCGGGAGGGGAGTGAAATAGAACCTGAAACCGTGTGCCTACAACAAGTTCGAGCCCGTTAATGGGTGAGAGCGTGCCTTTTGTAGAATGAACCGGCGAGTTACGTTATGATGCGAGGTTAAGTTGAAGAGACGGAGCCGTAGGGAAACCGAGTCTTAAGAGGGCGAAATAGTATCATGATGTAGACCCGAAACCATGTGACCTACCCATGAGCAGGTTGAAGGTGCGGTAAAACGCACTGGAGGACCGAACCAGGGCACGTTGAAAAGTGCTTGGATGACTTGTGGGTAGCGGAGAAATTCCAAACGAACTTGGAGATAGCTGGTTCTCTCCGAAATAGCTTTAGGGCTAGCGTCGATGTTAAGTCTCTTGGAGGTAGAGCACTGTTTGGGTGAGGGGTCCATCCCGGATTACCAATCTCAGATAAACTCCGAATGCCAAGTAGATATAATCGGCAGTCAGACTGCGAGTGCTAAGATCCGTAGTCGAAAGGGAAACAGCCCAGACCACCAGCTAAGGTCCCAAAATAATTGTTAAGTGGAAAAGGATGTGGGGTTGCACAGACAACTAGGATGTTAGCTTAGAAGCAGCTATTCATTCAAAGAGTGCGTAATAGCTCACTAGTCGAGTGACCCTGCGCCGAAAATGTACCGGGGCTAAAACAATTTACCGAAGCTGTGGATTACTAGTAATAGTAATGGTAGGAGAGCGTTCTATGTGTGAAGAAGGTATACCGTGAGGAGTGCTGGAACGCATAGAAGTGAGAATGCCGGTATGAGTAGCGCAAGACAGGTGAGAATCCTGTCCACCGTAAGACTAAGGTTTCCAGGGGAAGGCTCGTCCGCCCTGGGTTAGTCGGGACCTAAGGAGAGACCGAAAGGTGTATTCGATGGGCAACAGGTTGATATTCCTGTACTAGTATGTATAGTGATGGAGGGACGCAGAAGGCTAACTAAAGCGTGCGAATGGAAGAGCACGTCTAAGCAGTGAGGTGTGGTATGAGTCAAATGCTTATACCTAATACATTGAGCTGTGATGGGGAGCGAAGTTTAGTAGCGAAGTTAGTGATGTCACACTGCCAAGAAAAGCTTCTAGCGTTTAAATACATACTACCCGTACCGCAAACCGACACAGGTAGTCGAGGCGAGTAGCCTCAGGTGATCGAGAGAACTCTCGTTAAGGAACTCGGCAAAATGACCCCGTAACTTCGGGAGAAGGGGTGCTGTCAGCGATGACAGCCGCAGTGAATAGGCCCAAGCAACTGTTTATCAAAAACACAGCTCTCTGCTAAATCGTAAGATGATGTATAGGGGGTGACGCCTGCCCGGTGCTGGAAGGTTAAGAGGAGGGTTTAGCGCAAGCGAAGATCTGAATTGAAGCCCCAGTAAACGGCGGCCGTAACTATAACGGTCCTAAGGTAGCGAAATTCCTTGTCGGGTAAGTTCCGACCCGCACGAAAGGCGTAATGATTTGGGCACTGTCTCAACGAGAGACTCGGTGAAATTTTAGTACCTGTGAAGATGCAGGTTACCCGCGACAGGACGGAAAGACCCCATGGAGCTTTACTGCAGTTTGATATTGAGTATCTGTACCACATGTACAGGATAGGTAGGAGCCATTGAGAACGGGACGCCAGTTTCGTTAGAGGCGATGTTGGGATACTACCCTTGTGTTATGGCTACTCTAACCCAGATAGGCAATCCCTATCGGAGACAGTGTCTGACGGGCAGTTTGACTGGGGCGGTCGCCTCCTAAAAGGTAACGGAGGCGCCCAAAGGTTCCCTCAGATTGGTTGGAAATCAATCGCAGAGTGTAAAGGTATAAGGGAGCTTGACTGCGAGAGCAACAACTCGAGCAGGGACGAAAGTCGGGCTTAGTGATCCGGTGGTTCCGCATGGAAGGGCCATCGCTCAACGGATAAAAGCTACCCTGGGGATAACAGGCTTATCTCCCCCAAGAGTTCACATCGACGGGGAGGTTTGGCACCTCGATGTCGGCTCGTCGCATCCTGGGGCTGTAGTCGGTCCCAAGGGTTGGGCTGTTCGCCCATTAAAGCGGCACGCGAGCTGGGTTCAGAACGTCGTGAGACAGTTCGGTCCCTATCCGTCGCGGGCGTAGGAAATTTGAGAGGATCTGCTCCTAGTACGAGAGGACCAGAGTGGACTTACCGCTGGTGTACCAGTTGTCTTGCCAAAGGCATCGCTGGGTAGCTATGTAGGGAAGGGATAAGCGCTGAAAGCATCTAAGTGCGAAGCCCCCCTCAAGATGAGATTTCCCATGATTTTATATCAGTAAGAGCCCTGAGAGATGATCAGGTAGATAGGTTAGAAGTGGAAGTGTAGTGATACATGTAGCGGACTAATACTAATAGCTCGAGGACTTATCCAAAGATAAGAAATAATAGACAGACGTTTATTGACAAAGAGGTAGAGTTCTTGATAAGATATAGTTATTCAATTTTGAGTGGACTAAGATTAGAGTTCAATCATAAGTTAAGTGACGATAGCCTAGGAGATACACCTGTACCCATGCCGAACACAGCAGTTAAGCCCTAGAACGCCTGAAGTAGTTGGGGGTTGCCCCCTGTTAGATACGGAAGTCGCTTAGCTTAGACCACTCGATGGGAGTTTAGCTCAGCTGGGAGAGCATCTGCCTTACAAGCAGAGGGTCAGCGGTTCGAACCCGTTAACTCCCATAGTATTAATAAAGATACGAGGTCCCGTAGTGTAGCGGTTATCACGTCGCCCTGTCACGGCGAAGATCGCGGGTTCGATTCCCGTCGGGACCGTTTTAAAAGTCTGTGGACTTTTAAAAGTAGCGGATAGAATAAGCGAAGCTTAGGACATTCGTTAATCAAATGAAGAAATGAAGATGAGACTCGTTAGCTCAGTTGGTAGAGCAATTGACTTTTAATCAATGGGTCACTGGTTCGAGCCCAGTACGGGTCATCAAGCGGGTTTGGCGGAATTGGCAGACGCACCAGATTTAGGATCTGGCGCTTAACGGCGTGGGGGTTCAAGTCCCTTAACCCGCATAACCTTAGGCCGGCTTAGCTCAGTTGGTAGAGCATCTGATTTGTAATCAGAGGGTCGCGTGTTCAAATCATGTAGCCGGCATTTACAACAATTGCGAACGTAGTTCAGTGGTAGAACACCACCTTGCCAAGGTGGGGGTCGCGGGTTCGAATCCCGTCGTTCGCTTTTGAGTGGCCGGGGTGGCGGAACTGGCAGACGCACAGGACTTAAAATCCTGCGATGGTTTACATCGTACCGGTTCGATTCCGGTCCTCGGCATTAATTTAATAAAAAGCACCCTTAGCTCAACTGGATAGAGTACCTGACTACGAATCAGGCGGTTAGAGGTTCGACCCCTCTAGGGTGCATGAGTTCGGGAAGTAGCTCAGCTTGGTAGAGTACTTGGTTTGGGACCAAGGTGTCGCAGGTTCGAATCCTGTCTTCCCGATGTGAATTATTCTATAAAATAATTCAAAGACCTTTGAGAACTGAATAAGACAAGAAAAACCAAACGTGAGGGTGATATGCAAGACATATTACCCGTCAAGCAAAAGCAATAAATCTGTCAGCGACAGAAAGAACGAGAAAGTTCAAACTAAAATGAGAGTTTGATCCTGGCTCAGGACGAACGCTGGCGGCGTGCCTAATACATGCAAGTAGAACGCAGAGGACAGGTGCTTGCACCAGTCTAATGAGTTGCGAACGGGTGAGTAACGCGTAGGTAACCTACCTTATAGCGGGGGATAACTATTGGAAACGATAGCTAATACCGCATGAAAGTAGAAGACCCATGTCATCTACTTAAAAGGGGCAACTGCTCCACTATGAGATGGACCTGCGTTGTATTAGCTAGTTGGTGAGGTAAAGGCTCACCAAGGCGACGATACATAGCCGACCTGAGAGGGTGATCGGCCACACTGGGACTGAGACACGGCCCAGACTCCTACGGGAGGCAGCAGTAGGGAATCTTCGGCAATGGGGGGAACCCTGACCGAGCAACGCCGCGTGAGTGAAGAAGGTTTTCGGATCGTAAAGCTCTGTTGTTAGAGAAGAACGGTAATGGGAGTGGAAAATCCATTACGTGACGGTAACTAACCAGAAAGGGACGGCTAACTACGTGCCAGCAGCCGCGGTAATACGTAGGTCCCGAGCGTTGTCCGGATTTATTGGGCG contains:
- a CDS encoding APC family permease, encoding MNLFRKKNNSVKKTEMRRHLKVQDLIFLGLGSMVGTGVFTITGIGAAKYAGPALTISIILSAAAVAILALFYAEFSSRIPANGGAYSYVYATLGEFPAWIVGWYIIMEFLTAISSVAVGWGSYLKGLLSNFGMHIPTALNGTFNPKEGTYIDILPVLVMLIVTAIVLMNSKTALKFNSILVILKFSALALFIVVGLFFIKANNWIPFAPYGLGQFYGGKSGIFAGASVMFFAFLGFESISMTVDEVQEPQKNIPRGITLSLLIVTILYIVVTTILTGIVYYKKLNVPDAVSYALRLVKMDWAANYISIVAVMTLITVCISMTFALARIVYTISRDGLLPKSLQKVSKNSFVPQNATITVGLISMICAGLVPLASLAEFVNICTLAYLIIMSFSIIILRKNNGKPKTGEFTTPLVPLLPIIAITICASFMSQYMVITWIAFGISTLIGTIIYFVYGYHRSEENKT